The region TGATCGGCGATCCGGTCGTTGACCGGGTGCAGGAAAATATCGGCCGGGTCAAGGACATTATCATTACCCTCGGCGACGTTTTTCCGAAAGTGACCGGTCTCCTGGTGACGACGGCCGGCGAGAAAAAAGAGGACAAGGTCGTGCTGATCAGCGAGATCGACCTGGTCGGGCGGCAATTCTGTTCCACGCGGGCGACCCGCGACCGGGTCCCTTTCACGACGGTCCGGGAAGGGGAGGTTTTGCTGCTGCGCGACGTGATCGATCAGCAGATCGTCGATTTGGAAGGGGCGCGCGTCATCCGGGTGAACGACCTGCAGCTGGCCAAGGTAGACCAGGACGTCCGGCTGATCGCCGCCGATGTCGGCTTCAAGGGGATGCTGCGGCGCTTGGGATTGGCAGAACTGGCAGGTTGGATATTCGGCCTTTTCCGCCGGAAACTGCACGAGAAATTGATCGGCTGGGACCACGTGCAAAACCTCTCCGGCGGCAAGATCTCCATCCCAACCCAGCAGATCTCCGACCTCCATCCGGCCGACGTCGCCCAGATCATCTCCCAGGTGCAGAGCGAAAAGAAAGCCGAGATCTTTTCGTCTTTGACGGAAAAGACCGCCGCTGAAGCGCTCCACGAGCTGGAACCGATGCTCGGGGCGCTGCTGATCTCGACCCTGGACACGAAAAAGGCGCTAGGTGTGCTGGAGAAAATGCCGGTCGACGAAGCGGCGGATATTCTCGGCGATCTTTCGGTGGAGAAAGCGGATGAGCTGCTCCGCCTGATGCGGCCGCGCAAGGGGAACGCCATCCGCAAACTGCTCAAGCATCGCGACGAGACCGCCGGCGGCCTGATGACGACCGAATTCATTTCCCTGGCGCAGAACCTGACGGTGGAAGAGGTGATCACCCAGCTCCGGCAGCTGGCGCCTAACGCGGAAACGATCTATTACCTTTATGTCGTCGATAACGACGACCGGCTCGTGGGCGTGCTGTCGCTGCGCAGCCTGATCGTTGCCCAGCCGTACCAGCCGGTCTCGGAAGTGATGATCAAAGAGCCGATCACGGTGACGCCCGAAATGAACCAGCGCGAGGTCGCCGACATTTTCTCCAAATACAATCTGCTGGCCGTGCCGGTCGTCGATGCCGAGAACCGGATCCAGGGGATCATCACCGTCGACGACGTGATGGACCTGGTCCTGCCGCCGGTCTCGCGCCGGAAAAGGCAGATGCTGGGGTAAACGATGATCAAATCCTTGACCGGCTGGCGCAAGATCTGGCTTTTCCTGGCGATCATGGGGCCGGGGATCATTACGGCGGCGGCCGACAACGACGCCGGCGGCATTACGACTTATTCGGTGGCCGGCGCCCACTTTGGTTATTCGCTCCTCTGGATGCTGCTGATCACCACCTTGTGCCTGGCCGTGGTCCAGGAGATCTGCGCCCGGATGGGGGCGGTGACCGGCAAAGGATTGTCGGACCTGATCAGGGAGAACTTTGGCCTGAAGTGGACATTTTTCGCCATGGCGATCCTGCTGGTCGCCAACATCTTCACGCTGATCGCGAATTTTGCCGGCATTGCCGCGGCGCTGGAGATCTTCGGGATCGCCAAATGGATCGCCGTGCCGGTCATGGCGATCGTGATCTGGTACACCGTTTTGCGCGGCTCTTATAAACTGGTCGAACGGGTCTTCCTGGTCTTTTGCGTGGTCCAGTTCGCCTACGTGATTTCCGGGCTTATGGCCGGGCCCGACTGGGGACTGGCGCTGCGGCACACTTTTATCCCCA is a window of Candidatus Margulisiibacteriota bacterium DNA encoding:
- a CDS encoding CBS domain-containing protein, with the protein product MVLFSEMFVSELIGDPVVDRVQENIGRVKDIIITLGDVFPKVTGLLVTTAGEKKEDKVVLISEIDLVGRQFCSTRATRDRVPFTTVREGEVLLLRDVIDQQIVDLEGARVIRVNDLQLAKVDQDVRLIAADVGFKGMLRRLGLAELAGWIFGLFRRKLHEKLIGWDHVQNLSGGKISIPTQQISDLHPADVAQIISQVQSEKKAEIFSSLTEKTAAEALHELEPMLGALLISTLDTKKALGVLEKMPVDEAADILGDLSVEKADELLRLMRPRKGNAIRKLLKHRDETAGGLMTTEFISLAQNLTVEEVITQLRQLAPNAETIYYLYVVDNDDRLVGVLSLRSLIVAQPYQPVSEVMIKEPITVTPEMNQREVADIFSKYNLLAVPVVDAENRIQGIITVDDVMDLVLPPVSRRKRQMLG